From the genome of Caldisalinibacter kiritimatiensis, one region includes:
- a CDS encoding carbohydrate ABC transporter permease, with protein sequence MEKKKKLKISRIIFYLIIIGYALVALGPYIWTFITSLKPTSEVNNFSIDFSTLTFRNYKFLWNKFPFGRWFINSIIVAAIVSLGNILFNSLAGYALARINFPGRKALFLAVLSMMMVPGQIVMVPTFILLTKLGWVNTYKGLTIPFLTSLFGIFLMRQFFLSIPKSIEEAATIDGLGRFGTFFRIVLPMAKPALATQFIITFNGNWNSFLWPSLLARTSDMYTLPVGLNSFQGQYFQFWDQVMAGVMILSIPSIIIFLIFQRNFIKGISTSGIKG encoded by the coding sequence ATGGAGAAAAAGAAAAAATTAAAAATATCAAGAATCATATTCTACCTAATCATAATAGGCTATGCACTAGTAGCTTTAGGACCATATATTTGGACGTTTATTACATCCCTTAAACCTACAAGTGAAGTAAACAATTTTTCAATAGATTTTTCTACACTAACCTTTAGAAATTACAAATTTTTATGGAATAAATTCCCGTTCGGTAGATGGTTCATAAATAGCATTATTGTAGCAGCTATTGTAAGTTTAGGTAATATATTATTTAACTCATTAGCAGGATATGCTTTAGCTAGAATTAACTTTCCAGGGAGAAAAGCACTTTTCTTAGCAGTTTTAAGTATGATGATGGTACCGGGGCAAATAGTTATGGTACCTACGTTCATATTACTTACAAAGCTAGGTTGGGTTAATACTTATAAAGGACTTACGATTCCGTTTTTAACAAGTTTATTTGGTATATTTCTAATGAGACAGTTTTTCTTAAGTATACCTAAATCAATAGAAGAAGCAGCAACGATAGATGGATTAGGGAGATTTGGAACTTTCTTTAGAATTGTATTACCTATGGCAAAGCCAGCACTAGCAACTCAGTTCATAATTACTTTTAACGGAAACTGGAATAGCTTCTTATGGCCAAGTTTATTAGCGAGAACAAGTGATATGTACACACTACCAGTGGGACTTAATTCGTTCCAAGGACAGTATTTTCAGTTCTGGGATCAGGTAATGGCAGGGGTTATGATTTTATCAATTCCATCAATTATTATATTCTTGATTTTCCAAAGAAACTTTATAAAGGGAATATCAACATCTGGAATAAAAGGATAG
- the pgmB gene encoding beta-phosphoglucomutase — MANIKACLFDLDGVIVNTAKYHYLAWKRLANELGFEFSEEDNERLKGVSRMESLEILLEIGNKEVDENTKLKLAEKKNGWYREYITKMDESEILPGVKDFIKTLKENGIKVAIGSSSKNTMTILESINMVNEFEAIIDGNKISKAKPDPEVFLLGAEALDIKPEECVVFEDATAGVEAAKRGGMYAIGVGSPDILKEADKVIPNLENVSIDILNFE; from the coding sequence ATGGCAAATATCAAAGCCTGTTTATTTGACTTAGATGGAGTTATAGTGAATACTGCGAAATATCACTACCTAGCATGGAAAAGGTTAGCCAATGAGCTTGGCTTTGAATTTAGTGAAGAAGATAACGAAAGATTAAAAGGCGTTAGTAGAATGGAATCACTAGAAATACTACTAGAAATAGGTAATAAAGAAGTAGACGAAAATACGAAATTAAAACTTGCAGAAAAGAAAAACGGTTGGTACAGAGAATACATAACAAAAATGGACGAATCAGAAATTTTACCAGGAGTAAAGGACTTTATTAAAACCCTTAAAGAAAACGGTATCAAAGTTGCCATCGGCTCTTCAAGCAAAAATACTATGACAATTCTAGAAAGTATAAACATGGTTAACGAGTTTGAAGCTATTATTGATGGTAATAAGATTAGTAAAGCTAAACCAGACCCTGAAGTATTCTTATTAGGAGCTGAAGCTCTAGATATAAAGCCTGAAGAATGTGTTGTATTTGAAGATGCTACAGCTGGTGTAGAAGCTGCTAAACGTGGAGGAATGTATGCAATAGGTGTAGGTTCACCAGATATATTAAAGGAAGCAGACAAAGTAATTCCTAATTTAGAAAACGTATCGATTGATATACTAAATTTTGAATAA
- a CDS encoding ribonuclease H family protein, producing MKMMLFEMEIIEENCGTYKIKIKDDKLRTEILFSPDDKKLIFLRNDELTEILKQNEYQLRKILHNKRRDTYYEGFTVKFALRSKKDVAAFNDRSKIVILDKRKGKYDSYVVNQGEKNIYKIYTDGSFLERKGKGAYVAIIKDLNGEYSFYSGKTNEKSSSLIELLAAIKGLEVLKNIEKIRIVTDSQYVRKGLTEWIVNWKLNDWHTANGEKVKHIEYWKKFDRLTDNKYIEFEWVKAHSNHFENTLCDLYAKEIAGK from the coding sequence ATGAAAATGATGTTATTTGAGATGGAAATCATTGAAGAGAATTGTGGAACTTATAAGATAAAGATAAAAGATGATAAATTGAGAACAGAAATATTATTTTCGCCTGATGATAAGAAGTTGATTTTTCTAAGAAATGATGAGTTAACAGAAATCTTAAAACAAAATGAATATCAATTAAGGAAAATTTTACACAATAAACGAAGGGATACTTATTACGAAGGATTTACAGTAAAATTTGCTTTAAGAAGCAAAAAGGATGTTGCTGCTTTTAACGATAGGTCAAAAATAGTCATTTTAGATAAAAGAAAAGGTAAATATGATAGCTATGTTGTTAATCAAGGTGAAAAGAATATATATAAGATATATACCGATGGTAGCTTTTTAGAGAGAAAAGGTAAAGGAGCCTATGTAGCAATAATTAAAGATTTAAACGGAGAATATAGCTTCTATTCAGGTAAAACTAACGAAAAAAGCAGTAGTTTAATAGAGCTATTAGCTGCAATAAAGGGATTAGAAGTATTGAAAAATATTGAGAAGATTAGAATCGTTACAGATAGTCAATATGTAAGAAAGGGATTAACTGAGTGGATTGTAAATTGGAAACTAAATGATTGGCATACTGCAAATGGAGAAAAAGTCAAGCATATAGAGTATTGGAAAAAGTTTGATAGATTAACTGATAATAAGTATATAGAATTTGAATGGGTAAAGGCACATTCAAATCATTTTGAAAATACTTTATGTGATTTGTATGCAAAAGAAATAGCAGGAAAGTAG